In Oreochromis aureus strain Israel breed Guangdong linkage group 20, ZZ_aureus, whole genome shotgun sequence, the following are encoded in one genomic region:
- the LOC116310274 gene encoding polymeric immunoglobulin receptor-like isoform X11 produces MFCREQCEGENILIKTTDVRAQTGRYSIEYENNVLSVSISKLTESDSGQYRCGLGGSSSSAPFTPFVIFVAEALLDGNDDPAQLKHFDKETGSSLTVGCSFKQAGNRKMFCRGECGGEKILVHTEHVSAQRDRYNIGYVSGVLYVSITQLTKSDSGRYRCLLSGSSSSSSREFEVTVTDAAGPSATTTGSSTPSLTWTGSTEQPEGAASGTSIYVLLFVGLTLALIIILLSVSVLIFCKKRSSKPKDPPVETGQAAVTEEEDHSSKLTYSEVNFSKRTFGSPNGASSGNTGEVIYSAPRVHVSSDVRDDSLYSTVA; encoded by the exons ATGTTCTGCAGAGAACAATGTGAAGGAGaaaacattctcattaaaaCAACTGATGTCAGAGCTCAAACAGGCAGATACAGCATTGAAtatgaaaacaatgttttaTCTGTGAGCATCTCAAAGCTGACTGAGTCTGACTCTGGACAGTACAGATGTGGTTTGGGTGGATCTTCATCATCAGCTCCATTCACACCGTTTGTGATCTTTGTTGCTGAAG CACTGCTGGATGGAAACGATGATCCTGCTCAGCTGAAACACTTCGATAAAGAAACTGGAAGCTCTCTCACAGTCGGATGTTCCTTTAAACAAGCTGGAAACAGAAAGATGTTCTGCAGGGGAGAATGTGGAGGAGAGAAGATTCTTGTTCATACAGAGCATGTCAGTGCTCAGAGAGACAGATACAACATTGGATATGTTTCAGGAGTTCTGTATgtgagcatcacacagctgaccAAGTCTGACTCAGGACGGTACAGATGTTTACTGAGTGGATCTTCCAGCAGCTCATCCAGAGAGTTTGAGGTCACTGTCACAGATG CAGCTGGACCATCAGCCACAACTACAGGAAGCTCCACACCTTCATTAACTTGGACTGGAAGCACTGAGCAGCCTGAAGGAGCAGCATCAGGTACATCCATCT atgtgctgctgtttgtgggCCTGACTCTGGCTCTCATCATCATCCTGTTATCAGTGTCTGTGCTGATATTCTGCAAGAAAAGATCCTCTAAACCAAAGG ATCCTCCTGTGGAAACGGGGCAGGCTGCTGTCACAGAG GAGGAAGACCACTCGAGCAAACTCACCTACTCTGAGGTGAATTTTTCCAAGAGGACTTTTGGCTCTCCCAACGGCGCCTCCAGTGGTAACACCGGTGAAGTTATCTACTCTGCGCCTCGGGTCCATGTCAGCTCTGATGTCAGAGATGATTCGCTGTACTCGACTGTAGCTTAG
- the LOC116310274 gene encoding uncharacterized protein LOC116310274 isoform X1: MKVHHTLICFFFLSLQDGNPEVTKAQILHYGVIGGNFKAGFTFNSPGTWKMFCREQCEGENILIKTTDVRAQTGRYSIEYENNVLSVSISKLTESDSGQYRCGLGGSSSSAPFTPFVIFVAEALLDGNDDPAQLKHFDKETGSSLTVGCSFKQAGNRKMFCRGECGGEKILVHTEHVSAQRDRYNIGYVSGVLYVSITQLTKSDSGRYRCLLSGSSSSSSREFEVTVTDAAGPSATTTGSSTPSLTWTGSTEQPEGAASGTSIYVLLFVGLTLALIIILLSVSVLIFCKKRSSKPKDPPVETGQAAVTEEEDHSSKLTYSEVNFSKRTFGSPNGASSGNTGEVIYSAPRVHVSSDVRDDSLYSTVA; this comes from the exons CTCTGCAGGATGGAAACCCTGAAGTCACCAAAGCTCAGATTCTTCACTATGGAGTCATTGGAGGAAATTTTAAAGCGGGATTCACCTTTAATTCTCCAGGAACATGGAAGATGTTCTGCAGAGAACAATGTGAAGGAGaaaacattctcattaaaaCAACTGATGTCAGAGCTCAAACAGGCAGATACAGCATTGAAtatgaaaacaatgttttaTCTGTGAGCATCTCAAAGCTGACTGAGTCTGACTCTGGACAGTACAGATGTGGTTTGGGTGGATCTTCATCATCAGCTCCATTCACACCGTTTGTGATCTTTGTTGCTGAAG CACTGCTGGATGGAAACGATGATCCTGCTCAGCTGAAACACTTCGATAAAGAAACTGGAAGCTCTCTCACAGTCGGATGTTCCTTTAAACAAGCTGGAAACAGAAAGATGTTCTGCAGGGGAGAATGTGGAGGAGAGAAGATTCTTGTTCATACAGAGCATGTCAGTGCTCAGAGAGACAGATACAACATTGGATATGTTTCAGGAGTTCTGTATgtgagcatcacacagctgaccAAGTCTGACTCAGGACGGTACAGATGTTTACTGAGTGGATCTTCCAGCAGCTCATCCAGAGAGTTTGAGGTCACTGTCACAGATG CAGCTGGACCATCAGCCACAACTACAGGAAGCTCCACACCTTCATTAACTTGGACTGGAAGCACTGAGCAGCCTGAAGGAGCAGCATCAGGTACATCCATCT atgtgctgctgtttgtgggCCTGACTCTGGCTCTCATCATCATCCTGTTATCAGTGTCTGTGCTGATATTCTGCAAGAAAAGATCCTCTAAACCAAAGG ATCCTCCTGTGGAAACGGGGCAGGCTGCTGTCACAGAG GAGGAAGACCACTCGAGCAAACTCACCTACTCTGAGGTGAATTTTTCCAAGAGGACTTTTGGCTCTCCCAACGGCGCCTCCAGTGGTAACACCGGTGAAGTTATCTACTCTGCGCCTCGGGTCCATGTCAGCTCTGATGTCAGAGATGATTCGCTGTACTCGACTGTAGCTTAG
- the LOC116310274 gene encoding uncharacterized protein LOC116310274 isoform X2 gives MKVHHTLICFFFLSLQDGNPEVTKAQILHYGVIGGNFKAGFTFNSPGTWKMFCREQCEGENILIKTTDVRAQTGRYSIEYENNVLSVSISKLTESDSGQYRCGLGGSSSSAPFTPFVIFVAEALLDGNDDPAQLKHFDKETGSSLTVGCSFKQAGNRKMFCRGECGGEKILVHTEHVSAQRDRYNIGYVSGVLYVSITQLTKSDSGRYRCLLSGSSSSSSREFEVTVTDAGPSATTTGSSTPSLTWTGSTEQPEGAASGTSIYVLLFVGLTLALIIILLSVSVLIFCKKRSSKPKDPPVETGQAAVTEEEDHSSKLTYSEVNFSKRTFGSPNGASSGNTGEVIYSAPRVHVSSDVRDDSLYSTVA, from the exons CTCTGCAGGATGGAAACCCTGAAGTCACCAAAGCTCAGATTCTTCACTATGGAGTCATTGGAGGAAATTTTAAAGCGGGATTCACCTTTAATTCTCCAGGAACATGGAAGATGTTCTGCAGAGAACAATGTGAAGGAGaaaacattctcattaaaaCAACTGATGTCAGAGCTCAAACAGGCAGATACAGCATTGAAtatgaaaacaatgttttaTCTGTGAGCATCTCAAAGCTGACTGAGTCTGACTCTGGACAGTACAGATGTGGTTTGGGTGGATCTTCATCATCAGCTCCATTCACACCGTTTGTGATCTTTGTTGCTGAAG CACTGCTGGATGGAAACGATGATCCTGCTCAGCTGAAACACTTCGATAAAGAAACTGGAAGCTCTCTCACAGTCGGATGTTCCTTTAAACAAGCTGGAAACAGAAAGATGTTCTGCAGGGGAGAATGTGGAGGAGAGAAGATTCTTGTTCATACAGAGCATGTCAGTGCTCAGAGAGACAGATACAACATTGGATATGTTTCAGGAGTTCTGTATgtgagcatcacacagctgaccAAGTCTGACTCAGGACGGTACAGATGTTTACTGAGTGGATCTTCCAGCAGCTCATCCAGAGAGTTTGAGGTCACTGTCACAGATG CTGGACCATCAGCCACAACTACAGGAAGCTCCACACCTTCATTAACTTGGACTGGAAGCACTGAGCAGCCTGAAGGAGCAGCATCAGGTACATCCATCT atgtgctgctgtttgtgggCCTGACTCTGGCTCTCATCATCATCCTGTTATCAGTGTCTGTGCTGATATTCTGCAAGAAAAGATCCTCTAAACCAAAGG ATCCTCCTGTGGAAACGGGGCAGGCTGCTGTCACAGAG GAGGAAGACCACTCGAGCAAACTCACCTACTCTGAGGTGAATTTTTCCAAGAGGACTTTTGGCTCTCCCAACGGCGCCTCCAGTGGTAACACCGGTGAAGTTATCTACTCTGCGCCTCGGGTCCATGTCAGCTCTGATGTCAGAGATGATTCGCTGTACTCGACTGTAGCTTAG
- the LOC116310274 gene encoding uncharacterized protein LOC116310274 isoform X3, whose protein sequence is MKVHHTLICFFFLSLQDGNPEVTKAQILHYGVIGGNFKAGFTFNSPGTWKMFCREQCEGENILIKTTDVRAQTGRYSIEYENNVLSVSISKLTESDSGQYRCGLGGSSSSAPFTPFVIFVAEALLDGNDDPAQLKHFDKETGSSLTVGCSFKQAGNRKMFCRGECGGEKILVHTEHVSAQRDRYNIGYVSGVLYVSITQLTKSDSGRYRCLLSGSSSSSSREFEVTVTDAAGPSATTTGSSTPSLTWTGSTEQPEGAASDVLLFVGLTLALIIILLSVSVLIFCKKRSSKPKDPPVETGQAAVTEEEDHSSKLTYSEVNFSKRTFGSPNGASSGNTGEVIYSAPRVHVSSDVRDDSLYSTVA, encoded by the exons CTCTGCAGGATGGAAACCCTGAAGTCACCAAAGCTCAGATTCTTCACTATGGAGTCATTGGAGGAAATTTTAAAGCGGGATTCACCTTTAATTCTCCAGGAACATGGAAGATGTTCTGCAGAGAACAATGTGAAGGAGaaaacattctcattaaaaCAACTGATGTCAGAGCTCAAACAGGCAGATACAGCATTGAAtatgaaaacaatgttttaTCTGTGAGCATCTCAAAGCTGACTGAGTCTGACTCTGGACAGTACAGATGTGGTTTGGGTGGATCTTCATCATCAGCTCCATTCACACCGTTTGTGATCTTTGTTGCTGAAG CACTGCTGGATGGAAACGATGATCCTGCTCAGCTGAAACACTTCGATAAAGAAACTGGAAGCTCTCTCACAGTCGGATGTTCCTTTAAACAAGCTGGAAACAGAAAGATGTTCTGCAGGGGAGAATGTGGAGGAGAGAAGATTCTTGTTCATACAGAGCATGTCAGTGCTCAGAGAGACAGATACAACATTGGATATGTTTCAGGAGTTCTGTATgtgagcatcacacagctgaccAAGTCTGACTCAGGACGGTACAGATGTTTACTGAGTGGATCTTCCAGCAGCTCATCCAGAGAGTTTGAGGTCACTGTCACAGATG CAGCTGGACCATCAGCCACAACTACAGGAAGCTCCACACCTTCATTAACTTGGACTGGAAGCACTGAGCAGCCTGAAGGAGCAGCATCAG atgtgctgctgtttgtgggCCTGACTCTGGCTCTCATCATCATCCTGTTATCAGTGTCTGTGCTGATATTCTGCAAGAAAAGATCCTCTAAACCAAAGG ATCCTCCTGTGGAAACGGGGCAGGCTGCTGTCACAGAG GAGGAAGACCACTCGAGCAAACTCACCTACTCTGAGGTGAATTTTTCCAAGAGGACTTTTGGCTCTCCCAACGGCGCCTCCAGTGGTAACACCGGTGAAGTTATCTACTCTGCGCCTCGGGTCCATGTCAGCTCTGATGTCAGAGATGATTCGCTGTACTCGACTGTAGCTTAG
- the LOC116310274 gene encoding polymeric immunoglobulin receptor-like isoform X5, which produces MKVHHTLICFFFLSLQDGNPEVTKAQILHYGVIGGNFKAGFTFNSPGTWKMFCREQCEGENILIKTTDVRAQTGRYSIEYENNVLSVSISKLTESDSGQYRCGLGGSSSSAPFTPFVIFVAEALLDGNDDPAQLKHFDKETGSSLTVGCSFKQAGNRKMFCRGECGGEKILVHTEHVSAQRDRYNIGYVSGVLYVSITQLTKSDSGRYRCLLSGSSSSSSREFEVTVTDAAGPSATTTGSSTPSLTWTGSTEQPEGAASGTSISVLLYVIISLLIIIILSSLAVLIICIKRKSNRGLRTRGNSEGTNMEDVHYENCTPGSTREDSTYQSLHPATRDQDQTYSTLTHHT; this is translated from the exons CTCTGCAGGATGGAAACCCTGAAGTCACCAAAGCTCAGATTCTTCACTATGGAGTCATTGGAGGAAATTTTAAAGCGGGATTCACCTTTAATTCTCCAGGAACATGGAAGATGTTCTGCAGAGAACAATGTGAAGGAGaaaacattctcattaaaaCAACTGATGTCAGAGCTCAAACAGGCAGATACAGCATTGAAtatgaaaacaatgttttaTCTGTGAGCATCTCAAAGCTGACTGAGTCTGACTCTGGACAGTACAGATGTGGTTTGGGTGGATCTTCATCATCAGCTCCATTCACACCGTTTGTGATCTTTGTTGCTGAAG CACTGCTGGATGGAAACGATGATCCTGCTCAGCTGAAACACTTCGATAAAGAAACTGGAAGCTCTCTCACAGTCGGATGTTCCTTTAAACAAGCTGGAAACAGAAAGATGTTCTGCAGGGGAGAATGTGGAGGAGAGAAGATTCTTGTTCATACAGAGCATGTCAGTGCTCAGAGAGACAGATACAACATTGGATATGTTTCAGGAGTTCTGTATgtgagcatcacacagctgaccAAGTCTGACTCAGGACGGTACAGATGTTTACTGAGTGGATCTTCCAGCAGCTCATCCAGAGAGTTTGAGGTCACTGTCACAGATG CAGCTGGACCATCAGCCACAACTACAGGAAGCTCCACACCTTCATTAACTTGGACTGGAAGCACTGAGCAGCCTGAAGGAGCAGCATCAGGTACATCCATCT ctgtgctgctgtatGTGATCATCTCTctgctcatcatcatcatcctctcaTCACTGGCTGTTCTAATAATCTGCATTAAGAGGAAGAGCAACAGAG GTTTGAGGACCAGAGGAAACTCAGAGGGCACAAACATGGAG GACGTCCACTACGAGAACTGTACTCCAGGTTCTACACGTGAAGACTCGACCTACCAGAGCCTCCATCCAGCCACCAGGGACCAGGACCAGACCTACtccacactcacacaccacaCATGA
- the LOC116310274 gene encoding polymeric immunoglobulin receptor-like isoform X8 produces MKVHHTLICFFFLSLQDGNPEVTKAQILHYGVIGGNFKAGFTFNSPGTWKMFCREQCEGENILIKTTDVRAQTGRYSIEYENNVLSVSISKLTESDSGQYRCGLGGSSSSAPFTPFVIFVAEALLDGNDDPAQLKHFDKETGSSLTVGCSFKQAGNRKMFCRGECGGEKILVHTEHVSAQRDRYNIGYVSGVLYVSITQLTKSDSGRYRCLLSGSSSSSSREFEVTVTDAGPSATTTGSSTPSLTWTGSTEQPEGAASAVLLYVIISLLIIIILSSLAVLIICIKRKSNRGLRTRGNSEGTNMEDVHYENCTPGSTREDSTYQSLHPATRDQDQTYSTLTHHT; encoded by the exons CTCTGCAGGATGGAAACCCTGAAGTCACCAAAGCTCAGATTCTTCACTATGGAGTCATTGGAGGAAATTTTAAAGCGGGATTCACCTTTAATTCTCCAGGAACATGGAAGATGTTCTGCAGAGAACAATGTGAAGGAGaaaacattctcattaaaaCAACTGATGTCAGAGCTCAAACAGGCAGATACAGCATTGAAtatgaaaacaatgttttaTCTGTGAGCATCTCAAAGCTGACTGAGTCTGACTCTGGACAGTACAGATGTGGTTTGGGTGGATCTTCATCATCAGCTCCATTCACACCGTTTGTGATCTTTGTTGCTGAAG CACTGCTGGATGGAAACGATGATCCTGCTCAGCTGAAACACTTCGATAAAGAAACTGGAAGCTCTCTCACAGTCGGATGTTCCTTTAAACAAGCTGGAAACAGAAAGATGTTCTGCAGGGGAGAATGTGGAGGAGAGAAGATTCTTGTTCATACAGAGCATGTCAGTGCTCAGAGAGACAGATACAACATTGGATATGTTTCAGGAGTTCTGTATgtgagcatcacacagctgaccAAGTCTGACTCAGGACGGTACAGATGTTTACTGAGTGGATCTTCCAGCAGCTCATCCAGAGAGTTTGAGGTCACTGTCACAGATG CTGGACCATCAGCCACAACTACAGGAAGCTCCACACCTTCATTAACTTGGACTGGAAGCACTGAGCAGCCTGAAGGAGCAGCATCAG ctgtgctgctgtatGTGATCATCTCTctgctcatcatcatcatcctctcaTCACTGGCTGTTCTAATAATCTGCATTAAGAGGAAGAGCAACAGAG GTTTGAGGACCAGAGGAAACTCAGAGGGCACAAACATGGAG GACGTCCACTACGAGAACTGTACTCCAGGTTCTACACGTGAAGACTCGACCTACCAGAGCCTCCATCCAGCCACCAGGGACCAGGACCAGACCTACtccacactcacacaccacaCATGA
- the LOC116310274 gene encoding polymeric immunoglobulin receptor-like isoform X6, with protein sequence MKVHHTLICFFFLSLQDGNPEVTKAQILHYGVIGGNFKAGFTFNSPGTWKMFCREQCEGENILIKTTDVRAQTGRYSIEYENNVLSVSISKLTESDSGQYRCGLGGSSSSAPFTPFVIFVAEALLDGNDDPAQLKHFDKETGSSLTVGCSFKQAGNRKMFCRGECGGEKILVHTEHVSAQRDRYNIGYVSGVLYVSITQLTKSDSGRYRCLLSGSSSSSSREFEVTVTDAGPSATTTGSSTPSLTWTGSTEQPEGAASGTSISVLLYVIISLLIIIILSSLAVLIICIKRKSNRGLRTRGNSEGTNMEDVHYENCTPGSTREDSTYQSLHPATRDQDQTYSTLTHHT encoded by the exons CTCTGCAGGATGGAAACCCTGAAGTCACCAAAGCTCAGATTCTTCACTATGGAGTCATTGGAGGAAATTTTAAAGCGGGATTCACCTTTAATTCTCCAGGAACATGGAAGATGTTCTGCAGAGAACAATGTGAAGGAGaaaacattctcattaaaaCAACTGATGTCAGAGCTCAAACAGGCAGATACAGCATTGAAtatgaaaacaatgttttaTCTGTGAGCATCTCAAAGCTGACTGAGTCTGACTCTGGACAGTACAGATGTGGTTTGGGTGGATCTTCATCATCAGCTCCATTCACACCGTTTGTGATCTTTGTTGCTGAAG CACTGCTGGATGGAAACGATGATCCTGCTCAGCTGAAACACTTCGATAAAGAAACTGGAAGCTCTCTCACAGTCGGATGTTCCTTTAAACAAGCTGGAAACAGAAAGATGTTCTGCAGGGGAGAATGTGGAGGAGAGAAGATTCTTGTTCATACAGAGCATGTCAGTGCTCAGAGAGACAGATACAACATTGGATATGTTTCAGGAGTTCTGTATgtgagcatcacacagctgaccAAGTCTGACTCAGGACGGTACAGATGTTTACTGAGTGGATCTTCCAGCAGCTCATCCAGAGAGTTTGAGGTCACTGTCACAGATG CTGGACCATCAGCCACAACTACAGGAAGCTCCACACCTTCATTAACTTGGACTGGAAGCACTGAGCAGCCTGAAGGAGCAGCATCAGGTACATCCATCT ctgtgctgctgtatGTGATCATCTCTctgctcatcatcatcatcctctcaTCACTGGCTGTTCTAATAATCTGCATTAAGAGGAAGAGCAACAGAG GTTTGAGGACCAGAGGAAACTCAGAGGGCACAAACATGGAG GACGTCCACTACGAGAACTGTACTCCAGGTTCTACACGTGAAGACTCGACCTACCAGAGCCTCCATCCAGCCACCAGGGACCAGGACCAGACCTACtccacactcacacaccacaCATGA
- the LOC116310274 gene encoding polymeric immunoglobulin receptor-like isoform X7, whose protein sequence is MKVHHTLICFFFLSLQDGNPEVTKAQILHYGVIGGNFKAGFTFNSPGTWKMFCREQCEGENILIKTTDVRAQTGRYSIEYENNVLSVSISKLTESDSGQYRCGLGGSSSSAPFTPFVIFVAEALLDGNDDPAQLKHFDKETGSSLTVGCSFKQAGNRKMFCRGECGGEKILVHTEHVSAQRDRYNIGYVSGVLYVSITQLTKSDSGRYRCLLSGSSSSSSREFEVTVTDAAGPSATTTGSSTPSLTWTGSTEQPEGAASAVLLYVIISLLIIIILSSLAVLIICIKRKSNRGLRTRGNSEGTNMEDVHYENCTPGSTREDSTYQSLHPATRDQDQTYSTLTHHT, encoded by the exons CTCTGCAGGATGGAAACCCTGAAGTCACCAAAGCTCAGATTCTTCACTATGGAGTCATTGGAGGAAATTTTAAAGCGGGATTCACCTTTAATTCTCCAGGAACATGGAAGATGTTCTGCAGAGAACAATGTGAAGGAGaaaacattctcattaaaaCAACTGATGTCAGAGCTCAAACAGGCAGATACAGCATTGAAtatgaaaacaatgttttaTCTGTGAGCATCTCAAAGCTGACTGAGTCTGACTCTGGACAGTACAGATGTGGTTTGGGTGGATCTTCATCATCAGCTCCATTCACACCGTTTGTGATCTTTGTTGCTGAAG CACTGCTGGATGGAAACGATGATCCTGCTCAGCTGAAACACTTCGATAAAGAAACTGGAAGCTCTCTCACAGTCGGATGTTCCTTTAAACAAGCTGGAAACAGAAAGATGTTCTGCAGGGGAGAATGTGGAGGAGAGAAGATTCTTGTTCATACAGAGCATGTCAGTGCTCAGAGAGACAGATACAACATTGGATATGTTTCAGGAGTTCTGTATgtgagcatcacacagctgaccAAGTCTGACTCAGGACGGTACAGATGTTTACTGAGTGGATCTTCCAGCAGCTCATCCAGAGAGTTTGAGGTCACTGTCACAGATG CAGCTGGACCATCAGCCACAACTACAGGAAGCTCCACACCTTCATTAACTTGGACTGGAAGCACTGAGCAGCCTGAAGGAGCAGCATCAG ctgtgctgctgtatGTGATCATCTCTctgctcatcatcatcatcctctcaTCACTGGCTGTTCTAATAATCTGCATTAAGAGGAAGAGCAACAGAG GTTTGAGGACCAGAGGAAACTCAGAGGGCACAAACATGGAG GACGTCCACTACGAGAACTGTACTCCAGGTTCTACACGTGAAGACTCGACCTACCAGAGCCTCCATCCAGCCACCAGGGACCAGGACCAGACCTACtccacactcacacaccacaCATGA
- the LOC116310274 gene encoding polymeric immunoglobulin receptor-like isoform X14 — translation MKVHHTLICFFFLSLQDGNPEVTKAQILHYGVIGGNFKAGFTFNSPGTWKMFCREQCEGENILIKTTDVRAQTGRYSIEYENNVLSVSISKLTESDSGQYRCGLGGSSSSAPFTPFVIFVAEALLDGNDDPAQLKHFDKETGSSLTVGCSFKQAGNRKMFCRGECGGEKILVHTEHVSAQRDRYNIGYVSGVLYVSITQLTKSDSGRYRCLLSGSSSSSSREFEVTVTDAAGPSATTTGSSTPSLTWTGSTEQPEGAASGTSISVLLYVIISLLIIIILSSLAVLIICIKRKSNRGRPLRELYSRFYT, via the exons CTCTGCAGGATGGAAACCCTGAAGTCACCAAAGCTCAGATTCTTCACTATGGAGTCATTGGAGGAAATTTTAAAGCGGGATTCACCTTTAATTCTCCAGGAACATGGAAGATGTTCTGCAGAGAACAATGTGAAGGAGaaaacattctcattaaaaCAACTGATGTCAGAGCTCAAACAGGCAGATACAGCATTGAAtatgaaaacaatgttttaTCTGTGAGCATCTCAAAGCTGACTGAGTCTGACTCTGGACAGTACAGATGTGGTTTGGGTGGATCTTCATCATCAGCTCCATTCACACCGTTTGTGATCTTTGTTGCTGAAG CACTGCTGGATGGAAACGATGATCCTGCTCAGCTGAAACACTTCGATAAAGAAACTGGAAGCTCTCTCACAGTCGGATGTTCCTTTAAACAAGCTGGAAACAGAAAGATGTTCTGCAGGGGAGAATGTGGAGGAGAGAAGATTCTTGTTCATACAGAGCATGTCAGTGCTCAGAGAGACAGATACAACATTGGATATGTTTCAGGAGTTCTGTATgtgagcatcacacagctgaccAAGTCTGACTCAGGACGGTACAGATGTTTACTGAGTGGATCTTCCAGCAGCTCATCCAGAGAGTTTGAGGTCACTGTCACAGATG CAGCTGGACCATCAGCCACAACTACAGGAAGCTCCACACCTTCATTAACTTGGACTGGAAGCACTGAGCAGCCTGAAGGAGCAGCATCAGGTACATCCATCT ctgtgctgctgtatGTGATCATCTCTctgctcatcatcatcatcctctcaTCACTGGCTGTTCTAATAATCTGCATTAAGAGGAAGAGCAACAGAG GACGTCCACTACGAGAACTGTACTCCAGGTTCTACACGTGA
- the LOC116310274 gene encoding polymeric immunoglobulin receptor-like isoform X15, with protein sequence MKVHHTLICFFFLSLQDGNPEVTKAQILHYGVIGGNFKAGFTFNSPGTWKMFCREQCEGENILIKTTDVRAQTGRYSIEYENNVLSVSISKLTESDSGQYRCGLGGSSSSAPFTPFVIFVAEALLDGNDDPAQLKHFDKETGSSLTVGCSFKQAGNRKMFCRGECGGEKILVHTEHVSAQRDRYNIGYVSGVLYVSITQLTKSDSGRYRCLLSGSSSSSSREFEVTVTDAAGPSATTTGSSTPSLTWTGSTEQPEGAASAVLLYVIISLLIIIILSSLAVLIICIKRKSNRGRPLRELYSRFYT encoded by the exons CTCTGCAGGATGGAAACCCTGAAGTCACCAAAGCTCAGATTCTTCACTATGGAGTCATTGGAGGAAATTTTAAAGCGGGATTCACCTTTAATTCTCCAGGAACATGGAAGATGTTCTGCAGAGAACAATGTGAAGGAGaaaacattctcattaaaaCAACTGATGTCAGAGCTCAAACAGGCAGATACAGCATTGAAtatgaaaacaatgttttaTCTGTGAGCATCTCAAAGCTGACTGAGTCTGACTCTGGACAGTACAGATGTGGTTTGGGTGGATCTTCATCATCAGCTCCATTCACACCGTTTGTGATCTTTGTTGCTGAAG CACTGCTGGATGGAAACGATGATCCTGCTCAGCTGAAACACTTCGATAAAGAAACTGGAAGCTCTCTCACAGTCGGATGTTCCTTTAAACAAGCTGGAAACAGAAAGATGTTCTGCAGGGGAGAATGTGGAGGAGAGAAGATTCTTGTTCATACAGAGCATGTCAGTGCTCAGAGAGACAGATACAACATTGGATATGTTTCAGGAGTTCTGTATgtgagcatcacacagctgaccAAGTCTGACTCAGGACGGTACAGATGTTTACTGAGTGGATCTTCCAGCAGCTCATCCAGAGAGTTTGAGGTCACTGTCACAGATG CAGCTGGACCATCAGCCACAACTACAGGAAGCTCCACACCTTCATTAACTTGGACTGGAAGCACTGAGCAGCCTGAAGGAGCAGCATCAG ctgtgctgctgtatGTGATCATCTCTctgctcatcatcatcatcctctcaTCACTGGCTGTTCTAATAATCTGCATTAAGAGGAAGAGCAACAGAG GACGTCCACTACGAGAACTGTACTCCAGGTTCTACACGTGA